Proteins encoded by one window of Seriola aureovittata isolate HTS-2021-v1 ecotype China chromosome 4, ASM2101889v1, whole genome shotgun sequence:
- the nars2 gene encoding probable asparagine--tRNA ligase, mitochondrial, translated as MFQAAAKTFSVAPTASVCRGILSSIRQYCKKTPTKLRVSEALSSAELGTNVKVQGWVRSVRPQKANLFLHVNDGSSLQSLQIVAGSELCDPLLTFGSAVEVTGILKKSPNQKQTVELEADQIHVVGECNPVDFPFKIKERHGLEYIRQFPHLRCRTNAFSSLLRVRSEATTAIHSYFKENGFVQIHTPIITSNDCEGAGELFQVEPSGPEHEEGENFFSVPAFLTVSGQLHLEVMSGAFSRVYTFGPTFRAENSQSRRHLAEFYMVEAEVSFTQSLEDLTKVMEDMFRSATEHVLAHCAEDVALFHKHVTPGHRDTVDAMMKRRFPVITYSEAIDILNRSSQKFTFPTDWGCDLQTEHEKYLVKHCGNIPVFVTDYPYDLKPFYARDNQDHPKHTAAAVDLLVPGVGELCGGSLREERLDLLRARLEEVGLEETYSWYLDLRRFGSVPHGGFGLGFERFLQCILGIDNIKDVTPFPRFSHSCLL; from the exons ATGTTTCAGGCTGCAGCTAAAACGTTTTCTGTTGCACCAACCGCTTCAGTCTGTCGGGGAATATTGTCAAGTATTCGACAGTATTGTAAGAAGACACCAACGAAGCTAAGAGTATCTGAAGCTCTTTCAAGTGCTGAGTTGGGAACAAATGTTAAAGTGCAG GGATGGGTTCGCTCTGTCAGACCTCAGAAGGCAAATCTCTTCCTCCATGTGAATGACGGGAGCTCTTTGCAGTCACTGCAGATTGTCGCTGGTTCAGAGCTGTGTGATCC GTTGCTCACCTTTGGTAGTGCTGTTGAAGTCACGGGTATTCTTAAGAAAAGTCCAAACCAAAAACAGACAGTTGAACTGGAAGCAGACCAAATCCATGTAGTCGGAGAATGTAACCCTGTG gattttccctttaaaatCAAAGAGAGACACGGCCTCGAGTACATTCGCCAGTTTCCTCATCTCAGGTGTAGAACAAATGCCTTTAGTTCCCTGTTGAGAGTACGAAGTGAGGCCACTACAGCGATTCACTCGTATTTCAAG gaAAATGGCTTCGTGCAGATTCACACTCCAATCATCACCTCAAATGACTGTGAAGGTGCGGGGGAGCTCTTTCAGGTCGAG CCATCAGGCCCGGAGCATGAAGAGGGTGAGAACTTTTTCTCCGTCCCAGCCTTCCTGACTGTGTCCGGTCAGCTTCATTTGGAAGTGATGTCAGG GGCTTTCTCTAGAGTCTACACATTTGGGCCAACATTTCGTGCGGAGAACTCCCAAAGCAGACGCCATCTGGCTGAGTTTTACATGGTGGAGGCCGAGGTCTCCTTCACACAGTCCTTGGAGGATCTCACCAAG GTCATGGAGGACATGTTCAGATCAGCCACAGAGCATGTCTTGGCTCACTGTGCGGAGGATGTGGCTTTGTTTCACAAGCATGTGACTCCTGGACACAGG GACACTGTAGATGCtatgatgaagaggagattcCCTGT GATTACCTACAGTGAGGCTATAGACATCCTAAACCGCAGCTCTCAGAAATTTACCTTCCCAACAGAT TGGGGTTGTGACCTTCAGACAGAACATGAGAAGTACCTGGTGAAACATTGTGGCAACATTCCAGTGTTTGTCACTGATTATCCTTATGATCTTAAGCCTTTTTATGCAAGAGACAACCAGGACCATCCTAAGCATACA GCAGCTGCAGTGGACCTTCTTGTGCCAGGAGTTGGAGAGCTCTGTGGGGGCTcgctgagagaggagaggctggaTCTGCTGCGAGCTCGCCTGGAAGA GGTTGGATTAGAAGAGACATacagctg gtATCTGGATTTGAGACGTTTTGGCTCAGTCCCTCATGGTGGCTTTGGACTGGGATTTGAGCGATTTTTGCAATGCATTCTGGGCATTGACAACATAAAAGATGTTACTCCTTTCCCTAGATTTTCCCATTCTTGTCTTCTATAA